Proteins encoded within one genomic window of Nitrospira sp.:
- the arsC gene encoding arsenate reductase (glutaredoxin), with amino-acid sequence MADITIYHKPTCTTCRQAVQMLKDSGKPFKAINYYEQSFTKAQLKAILKKAGLSPKEVLRTKEDIYQELGLAKKQLSDDELLDLMVKHPDLIQRPIVEKGDQAVLARPADSIKKLL; translated from the coding sequence ATGGCAGATATCACGATTTATCACAAACCGACCTGCACGACGTGCCGACAAGCCGTACAGATGCTCAAGGACAGCGGCAAACCCTTCAAGGCCATCAACTACTACGAGCAATCGTTTACCAAAGCACAGTTAAAAGCCATCTTGAAGAAGGCTGGCCTCTCCCCTAAAGAGGTGCTGCGAACCAAAGAAGATATCTATCAAGAACTGGGCCTGGCAAAGAAACAGCTCTCCGATGATGAGCTCCTTGACCTGATGGTGAAACACCCAGATCTGATTCAACGGCCGATCGTGGAGAAAGGCGACCAGGCAGTGCTGGCAAGACCGGCGGACTCGATTAAAAAGCTCTTGTAG
- the rnd gene encoding ribonuclease D, whose product MTTPQHYITSAPALNELCEQLRDSPRLALDTEFVGEETFVPKLELIQVATEHTAAIIDFPAVFSGGALDQFWEIVCDARVQKVVHAGRQDLDLFAVHAGQIPKPFFDTQIAAAMVGFGPQVAYANLVQRVHGKRLDKAHTFTNWSARPLSHDQLAYALEDVTFLLAIYDHLHSRLSKLGRLQWVDEEFSRLEGAVGETRREPQERYQRIRGWDQLKPKSAVVLRELATWREGEAKRRNVPRSRVVRDEVLLQLARQPPRHQDELRNVRGLHPSEVDRNGESILAAICAALALPPSAWPVLTKERKPEPEANGFVELLQAIVKARALEEEIAPTLLATTADLQELVEAKTNRSALDLPLLRGWRRILVGELLLDALDGKVAFTVDQGTRTLRWSPSEPVSDR is encoded by the coding sequence ATGACCACCCCACAGCACTACATCACAAGCGCCCCTGCACTCAATGAATTGTGCGAGCAATTGCGCGACAGCCCTCGCCTGGCGCTCGATACGGAATTTGTGGGTGAAGAGACGTTTGTGCCGAAGCTGGAACTGATTCAAGTTGCGACCGAACACACCGCCGCCATCATCGACTTTCCAGCCGTTTTCTCTGGGGGCGCTCTCGATCAGTTCTGGGAGATTGTCTGCGATGCGCGCGTTCAGAAGGTCGTGCATGCCGGGCGGCAAGACCTGGATCTCTTTGCCGTCCATGCCGGACAAATCCCCAAACCGTTCTTTGACACTCAGATTGCCGCAGCGATGGTTGGCTTCGGGCCTCAAGTCGCCTATGCCAATCTGGTCCAACGGGTGCATGGAAAGAGGCTGGACAAAGCCCATACCTTTACGAATTGGAGCGCTCGCCCGCTGTCCCACGATCAACTGGCCTATGCACTGGAGGATGTGACGTTTTTATTGGCCATCTATGACCATTTGCACAGCCGACTGTCGAAACTTGGACGCCTCCAGTGGGTGGATGAAGAGTTCTCTCGTCTTGAAGGGGCCGTCGGCGAGACTCGTCGTGAACCGCAAGAACGCTACCAACGCATACGAGGTTGGGATCAGCTCAAGCCGAAATCCGCCGTGGTGCTTCGGGAACTTGCCACGTGGCGCGAAGGGGAAGCGAAACGGAGAAATGTGCCACGCAGTCGGGTCGTCCGGGATGAAGTGCTGCTTCAGCTGGCGCGACAGCCACCACGACATCAGGATGAGTTGCGCAACGTGAGAGGTCTCCATCCGTCAGAAGTCGATCGCAATGGAGAGTCGATACTCGCAGCGATTTGCGCGGCGCTTGCACTTCCACCCTCGGCGTGGCCGGTGCTCACCAAGGAGCGAAAGCCTGAGCCTGAAGCGAACGGGTTTGTCGAGCTGCTGCAGGCGATCGTCAAAGCGCGTGCGCTGGAAGAAGAGATTGCGCCGACCTTGCTGGCCACCACGGCCGACCTTCAGGAGTTAGTCGAGGCCAAGACGAATCGATCGGCTCTGGATCTCCCACTCCTGAGGGGGTGGAGACGAATCTTGGTAGGCGAGCTGCTACTGGACGCGCTGGACGGAAAGGTCGCCTTCACCGTTGATCAAGGCACACGGACGCTCCGGTGGTCGCCCTCAGAGCCTGTCTCCGATCGCTGA
- a CDS encoding Hsp20/alpha crystallin family protein has product MALVRWDPFRELEEVSDRLNRMFARPAESRTNGKETMIVADWTPSVDISETEQEYQIKAEIPDVKKEDVKVTVEDGVLTIQGERKHEKEEKGKKYHRIERSYGSFVRTFSLPDVIEEEKVKAEFKDGVLNLHLPKSEKAKPKAIEVKVA; this is encoded by the coding sequence ATGGCACTCGTACGATGGGATCCGTTCCGTGAATTGGAAGAAGTTTCAGACCGGTTGAATCGGATGTTTGCGCGCCCCGCTGAGTCGCGAACCAACGGGAAAGAGACCATGATCGTGGCGGATTGGACGCCGTCGGTGGACATCAGTGAAACAGAACAGGAGTATCAGATCAAAGCGGAAATTCCCGATGTGAAGAAAGAAGACGTCAAGGTGACGGTGGAAGACGGCGTGCTCACGATTCAGGGCGAGCGAAAACACGAGAAGGAAGAAAAAGGAAAGAAGTACCATCGGATCGAGCGGTCCTATGGCAGCTTCGTCCGGACCTTCTCGTTGCCTGATGTGATTGAAGAGGAAAAGGTGAAAGCCGAGTTCAAGGATGGGGTGCTTAACCTCCATCTGCCGAAGTCGGAGAAGGCGAAGCCGAAGGCTATCGAAGTGAAGGTGGCGTAA
- a CDS encoding citrate synthase gives MMPHDFMPGLAGVPAATSSISDVDGQRGILEYRGIRVETLCAESSYLETAYLLLFGHLPSAAEFQQWTTDVTHHRRIKFRIIDLLKCLPEQGHPMDALQAAVAALGMFYPGRHVKDVENNYWSAVRLVAKLPTIVAAWARLRHGDDPIPPRDDLGFSENFLYMLTESVAPSVWADIFDDCLILHAEHTMNASTFTGLVTASTLADPYTVVASSIGALKGPLHGGANEEVVVMLQEIGTAEKARPYVERALQNKKKLMGFGHRVYTVKDPRATVLQELCRRLFKECGSSPLYEIALEVETTAGTMLNSKGIYPNVDFYSGIIYDKMRIDVDLFTPLFAMSRVSGWLAHWLEQLRENKLFRPDQIYSGEHNRPYVPIDQR, from the coding sequence ATCATGCCCCATGATTTCATGCCAGGCTTGGCTGGTGTTCCTGCGGCGACCTCATCCATCAGCGATGTCGATGGTCAACGCGGCATACTGGAATACCGCGGTATCCGAGTTGAGACCCTGTGCGCCGAGTCATCGTACCTGGAAACCGCCTATCTCTTGCTGTTCGGGCATCTTCCATCAGCGGCTGAATTCCAACAGTGGACCACGGACGTGACCCATCATCGGCGCATCAAGTTCCGTATCATTGATTTGCTGAAGTGCCTTCCCGAACAGGGCCATCCCATGGATGCGCTTCAGGCGGCGGTGGCGGCACTCGGCATGTTTTATCCAGGCCGCCACGTCAAGGACGTCGAGAATAACTATTGGAGCGCGGTGCGACTGGTCGCCAAGCTACCGACGATCGTTGCAGCCTGGGCAAGACTGCGCCACGGTGATGATCCGATCCCGCCGCGGGATGATCTCGGATTCAGCGAGAACTTCTTATACATGCTCACTGAGTCAGTTGCTCCATCCGTGTGGGCGGATATCTTTGATGACTGTTTAATTCTTCATGCCGAACACACCATGAACGCATCCACGTTTACGGGACTGGTCACGGCTTCGACGCTGGCTGATCCCTATACGGTTGTGGCTTCGTCGATCGGCGCGCTGAAAGGCCCCCTGCACGGGGGCGCAAACGAAGAAGTGGTGGTGATGCTCCAGGAGATCGGTACGGCGGAGAAGGCGAGACCGTACGTTGAACGTGCCTTGCAGAATAAGAAAAAACTGATGGGCTTCGGCCATCGTGTCTACACGGTCAAGGACCCTCGTGCCACGGTCCTACAGGAACTTTGTCGGCGCTTGTTTAAGGAATGCGGCAGCTCGCCTCTCTATGAAATTGCCTTGGAAGTGGAGACGACGGCTGGAACAATGCTGAACAGCAAGGGCATCTACCCGAACGTCGATTTCTACTCCGGCATCATTTACGACAAGATGAGGATTGATGTCGATCTCTTTACTCCACTGTTTGCCATGTCGCGGGTGTCGGGTTGGTTGGCCCATTGGCTGGAGCAGTTGCGGGAAAACAAGCTGTTTCGGCCTGATCAAATCTATTCCGGCGAGCATAACCGTCCCTACGTGCCTATTGATCAGCGATAA